The proteins below are encoded in one region of Fibrella aestuarina BUZ 2:
- a CDS encoding sugar porter family MFS transporter, translated as MAIQMEQELKKTTNTYLYLVCLVAALGGFLFGFDTAVISGTVGLVKTDFGLDAIQEGWFVSCALLGCIVGVSVSGKLSDTYGRKLVQILSAVLFLASAIGCTFSTTFATLIAFRLVGGLGIGVASMVSPLYISEFAPPRYRGMMVSLYQLALTIGIVIAYFTNAYLASHTDDFAASEGLSPILSTQVWRGMLGLGAVPAAIFLLALLVVPESPRWLLLHGKEQQARAILTRIDGPVSAQKEIDAFTAAGDKRQGDLSDLFTPTYRRALWIGLLLPFLSQVCGINAVIYYGPRILEQAGFTLNNALGGQVTIGLVNVAFTFVAIFTVDRWGRKPLLYVGVGGAVLSLLIIGALFQMGVSSGPWILLFILAFIACFAFSFGPVCWVVVGEIFPNAIRGKAMALATLSLWIGNFLVGQLTPFLLEEVGSAWTFWLFAVCCSPALWLTWKLIPETKGRSLEAIEAYWKDTQALSRNPSL; from the coding sequence ATGGCTATACAAATGGAGCAAGAATTGAAAAAGACCACCAACACGTACCTGTACCTGGTTTGTCTGGTAGCGGCGCTCGGTGGTTTTCTGTTTGGGTTTGATACCGCCGTCATCTCCGGTACGGTAGGTCTGGTCAAAACCGATTTTGGGCTGGACGCGATTCAGGAGGGCTGGTTTGTCAGCTGCGCCTTGCTGGGGTGCATCGTGGGCGTGAGTGTGTCGGGAAAACTGAGCGACACGTATGGCCGCAAACTAGTCCAGATTCTATCGGCGGTATTGTTTCTGGCGTCGGCTATCGGGTGCACGTTCTCAACGACGTTCGCCACCCTGATCGCTTTCCGGCTGGTGGGGGGGCTGGGCATCGGTGTCGCCTCGATGGTGTCACCCCTGTACATCTCCGAATTTGCCCCACCCCGCTACCGGGGGATGATGGTATCCCTCTACCAGTTGGCCCTGACCATTGGCATTGTTATCGCGTATTTCACCAATGCTTACCTGGCCAGTCACACCGATGATTTTGCCGCCAGCGAAGGCCTCAGCCCGATTCTATCGACGCAGGTATGGCGCGGGATGCTGGGCCTGGGCGCTGTACCGGCAGCCATCTTCCTGCTGGCCTTATTGGTGGTACCCGAATCACCCCGATGGCTGCTGCTGCACGGGAAGGAACAACAGGCGCGAGCCATACTCACCCGAATCGACGGGCCGGTTTCGGCTCAGAAAGAGATCGATGCATTTACGGCCGCTGGCGACAAGCGCCAGGGTGACCTGAGCGACTTGTTCACGCCAACGTACCGCCGGGCCCTGTGGATTGGTTTGCTCCTGCCGTTTTTATCGCAAGTCTGCGGTATCAACGCGGTCATCTATTACGGCCCCCGAATTCTGGAACAGGCTGGTTTCACCCTCAATAATGCGCTTGGGGGGCAGGTGACCATTGGCCTGGTCAATGTGGCGTTCACGTTCGTGGCCATTTTCACCGTCGACAGATGGGGGCGTAAACCCCTGCTGTATGTGGGTGTAGGCGGGGCTGTGCTGTCGCTGCTGATCATTGGGGCGCTCTTCCAGATGGGCGTTTCATCGGGCCCCTGGATCCTGCTGTTTATTCTGGCCTTCATCGCCTGCTTCGCGTTTTCGTTCGGCCCGGTTTGCTGGGTTGTCGTCGGCGAAATCTTCCCCAATGCCATCCGGGGCAAAGCCATGGCCCTGGCTACGCTGTCGCTCTGGATCGGCAACTTTCTGGTCGGCCAGCTGACGCCCTTCCTGCTTGAAGAGGTGGGGTCTGCCTGGACCTTCTGGCTGTTTGCAGTATGCTGCTCCCCAGCCCTATGGCTCACCTGGAAATTGATTCCCGAAACCAAAGGCCGGTCGCTGGAAGCCATCGAGGCGTACTGGAAAGATACCCAGGCGCTATCCAGAAACCCCTCCTTATAA
- a CDS encoding SusC/RagA family TonB-linked outer membrane protein, producing the protein MNSSIQLRISPVLHSWGRQRLLLALLLLLLGGRYGFALPSNGIPVSFAQVNIELTGQVLDDQQKPLPGATVSVVGTTQGTTTDENGKYRLSLPDDYVGRSLAFSYIGFTSQTVVIGQERTVNVTLKTDNSRSLNEVVVVGYGQQNKLSVTGAVDQIKAQSIEGKPVTNVLQALQGESPNLIIQQTNFTPGSGVNINIRGLGTLGDNTPLIVIDGIIGGDINLLNPNDIASVSVLKDAGSAAIYGSRSANGVLLITTKGGKLNQKATVTYNGSYGMQSPYVGLKKVSAWDNAYYKNLSLINSGLPPIYTPDDIQALRAQGNGDWERQSILQNAPQQLHNVSITGGGATSSYLISAGLQDQRSNFIGPSYGYKKYNLRLNQLSVIGKLRVNTILNYVKSQNKSHSNADWVIFADADRVPLNYSFQDAAGNYLTNPVASQYNVKSVLEQGGYYQSDNDQFFANLNAALSITNDLKLTGIFGGTLNANNAFFRRLQVNNYPTGVYGNDRTVYDNSFKNSLLNSQVFADYTKRIGDHSFKVLLGASDEYYRSNGFQLQKTLTDPALGTPTTGTILDPVNSYNSNTNTNETRISSVFGRVNYSFKDRYFLEGNFRQDGSSKFAAGRRWGFFPSIAGSWILSEESFMKAQNVVGSLKVRGSYGLVGNQNVNAYQYQTNYFNYANAYGFNNTVVGGAGFSLGNPDLTWEKSAMLNVGADASFLQNKLTVSLDYFNKVTSDILYSRQDIPLLFGAGFPDFNVAKVKNKGWEVSATYNLNTNATKQSFSVNLADNQNTLLALTYGSDQQIANVDAFGFIRKVGQPITQYWGYKTNGYFQNQADIDNSPKPDGVLVGPGDIKFTDFNGDGKIDDSDKIVLGNPFPRYTFGFTYRLAVKGFDLNLFIQGVGKRDVMLRGEEVEPFHYNYGATMYEHQTDFWTPDNPNARYPRLAAIGSPSNTNNWRNGSDVYRYNAAYARLKNVQLGYTLPGTLTQKVGVQRLRVSLIGQNLLTLSELNFIDPETSEFNNNLNLGAASNSARSYPLPVFYGFGLDLSF; encoded by the coding sequence ATGAACAGTTCAATACAGCTCCGAATCAGTCCGGTGCTCCACTCATGGGGCAGGCAGCGCTTGCTCCTCGCCTTGTTACTTCTGCTGCTAGGTGGTCGCTACGGGTTCGCCTTACCGTCCAACGGGATACCGGTGTCTTTCGCACAAGTCAACATTGAGCTTACCGGTCAGGTGCTCGATGATCAGCAGAAGCCCTTACCAGGTGCCACGGTAAGCGTGGTGGGTACGACCCAGGGGACCACCACCGATGAGAATGGGAAATACCGCTTATCGCTGCCGGATGACTACGTGGGGCGTAGCCTCGCCTTCTCGTACATCGGATTTACGAGCCAGACCGTCGTGATTGGGCAGGAGCGCACCGTCAACGTGACGCTGAAGACCGACAACAGCCGGTCGCTCAATGAAGTGGTGGTCGTTGGGTATGGTCAGCAGAACAAGCTGTCGGTGACGGGCGCGGTCGACCAGATTAAAGCCCAGAGCATCGAAGGCAAGCCCGTCACCAACGTGCTGCAGGCGCTACAGGGTGAGTCGCCCAACCTCATTATTCAACAGACCAACTTCACGCCGGGCAGCGGGGTCAATATCAACATTCGCGGCCTGGGTACGTTGGGCGACAATACCCCGCTCATTGTCATCGACGGGATCATTGGGGGCGACATCAACCTGCTTAACCCCAACGACATTGCGAGTGTGTCGGTCCTGAAAGATGCCGGTTCGGCGGCGATTTATGGCTCGCGCTCTGCCAATGGGGTCCTGCTGATTACGACAAAAGGCGGGAAGCTAAACCAGAAAGCCACGGTCACCTATAACGGCAGCTACGGGATGCAGTCGCCGTATGTCGGCCTGAAAAAGGTCAGTGCCTGGGATAATGCCTATTACAAAAACCTGTCGCTGATCAACTCGGGATTGCCGCCCATCTACACGCCGGACGACATTCAGGCGCTACGAGCACAGGGAAACGGCGACTGGGAGCGGCAGTCGATCCTGCAAAATGCGCCGCAGCAGTTGCACAACGTGTCGATTACCGGCGGTGGGGCCACAAGCAGTTACCTGATCTCGGCGGGGCTTCAGGATCAGCGCAGCAATTTTATTGGGCCTTCTTATGGCTACAAGAAATACAACCTGCGCCTAAATCAGCTATCGGTCATTGGCAAGCTACGGGTCAATACGATTCTGAACTACGTCAAATCGCAGAATAAGTCGCACAGCAATGCCGACTGGGTCATTTTTGCCGATGCGGACCGGGTCCCCCTCAACTACAGTTTCCAGGATGCGGCGGGTAATTACCTCACCAACCCGGTCGCTTCGCAGTACAACGTGAAGAGTGTGCTAGAACAGGGCGGCTACTATCAGTCAGACAACGACCAGTTTTTTGCCAACCTGAACGCGGCGCTAAGCATCACCAACGACCTTAAGCTTACGGGTATCTTCGGCGGAACGCTGAACGCCAACAACGCCTTCTTCCGCCGCTTGCAGGTCAACAACTACCCAACCGGTGTGTATGGCAACGACCGTACCGTGTATGACAACAGCTTCAAAAACTCGTTGCTCAACTCGCAGGTATTCGCCGATTACACCAAGCGGATCGGCGATCATAGCTTCAAAGTGTTGCTGGGCGCCTCCGACGAATATTACCGGTCCAACGGGTTCCAGTTGCAGAAAACCCTGACCGACCCGGCCCTGGGTACGCCCACCACCGGGACGATCCTTGACCCGGTTAACTCCTACAACAGCAACACCAACACCAACGAAACGCGCATCAGCTCGGTGTTTGGTCGGGTCAACTACTCGTTCAAAGACCGCTACTTCCTGGAGGGCAATTTCCGGCAGGATGGCTCGTCCAAATTTGCGGCGGGTCGCCGGTGGGGCTTTTTCCCCTCGATAGCGGGCTCCTGGATTCTCTCCGAAGAGTCGTTCATGAAAGCGCAGAACGTGGTGGGCAGTCTGAAGGTAAGGGGCTCGTATGGGCTGGTGGGCAACCAGAACGTAAACGCCTATCAGTACCAGACCAACTACTTCAACTACGCCAACGCCTACGGGTTCAACAACACCGTTGTGGGTGGGGCGGGCTTCAGCCTCGGCAACCCGGACCTGACCTGGGAGAAATCGGCCATGTTGAACGTGGGGGCCGATGCCAGTTTCCTCCAGAACAAGCTCACCGTTTCGCTTGATTATTTCAACAAGGTAACCAGCGATATTCTGTACAGCCGGCAGGACATTCCGCTGCTGTTCGGGGCGGGCTTTCCCGACTTTAACGTAGCGAAGGTCAAAAACAAAGGCTGGGAAGTTAGTGCCACCTATAACCTGAACACTAACGCCACCAAGCAAAGCTTCAGCGTGAATCTGGCCGATAACCAGAACACCCTGCTGGCGCTGACCTACGGTTCTGATCAGCAGATTGCCAACGTCGATGCGTTTGGGTTCATCCGGAAAGTGGGGCAACCCATTACGCAGTACTGGGGCTACAAGACAAACGGCTATTTCCAGAATCAGGCTGACATCGATAATTCACCGAAACCGGACGGTGTCTTGGTGGGCCCCGGCGACATCAAGTTTACCGACTTTAACGGGGATGGCAAAATCGACGACAGCGACAAAATCGTGCTGGGCAACCCCTTCCCCCGCTACACCTTCGGGTTCACGTACCGACTGGCGGTAAAGGGCTTTGACCTAAACCTGTTTATCCAGGGCGTGGGCAAGCGCGATGTCATGCTGCGGGGTGAAGAGGTCGAGCCCTTCCACTACAATTACGGCGCGACCATGTATGAGCACCAGACGGATTTCTGGACGCCCGACAACCCGAATGCGCGCTACCCCCGGCTGGCCGCTATCGGTTCCCCCTCGAACACCAACAACTGGCGTAACGGCTCCGATGTGTATCGCTACAATGCCGCCTATGCCCGCCTGAAGAACGTGCAGCTAGGCTATACGCTCCCCGGTACGTTGACCCAGAAAGTGGGCGTGCAACGCCTGCGGGTGTCCCTGATCGGGCAGAACCTGCTGACGCTCTCCGAGCTCAACTTCATCGACCCCGAAACGTCTGAGTTCAATAACAACCTCAACCTGGGTGCGGCGTCGAACAGCGCCCGTAGCTACCCGCTGCCCGTTTTTTACGGGTTTGGCCTTGACCTCAGTTTCTAA